In Vanessa atalanta chromosome W, ilVanAtal1.2, whole genome shotgun sequence, a genomic segment contains:
- the LOC125075691 gene encoding uncharacterized protein LOC125075691, whose translation MCCKENLTEKMNSKVYKSCAVPLCKNTSLVNPNKLFVYVPHKKIIRDKWLKLARRNPNSVATNTPLYFCEDHFDLPNDMENYMEYHIMGSVSQVRMKPGCMPKKFICQPDRLTRMSDLIERPHVAKKRRMMIVEECEKQFEESRMVTENLQSLANASSSSVQQTIEEATQPPTPRMLDKSVQVYISKTFRSKAIQTKASLVNQMTSPLKPSQHSVSTSPFKIKNIINSNPSKPSVTVLSKIIRKIEQSDSDTSYTPSLAQPDSSPSTKSLQIESISDCSEMIDDDKKREDLNNLNCTLRRINNNPRAYIGIPLNCFYLVNVI comes from the exons ATGTGCTGCAAAGAaaatttaactgaaaaaatGAATTCCAAGGTTTATAAGTCGTGTGCGGTCCCTTTATGTAAAAATACGTCTCTCGTAAACCCTAATAAGTTGTTTGTGTATGTTCCACACAAGAAAATAATACGAGATAAGTGGTTAAAGCTAGCTCGGCGAAACCCAAACAGTGTAGCGACGAATACACCactttatttctgtgaagaccACTTTGAT ttgccaaatgatatggaGAACTATATGGAGTATCATATAATGGGATCGGTATCGCAAGTTCGTATGAAACCAGGATGCATGCCCAAAAAATTTATATGTCAGCCAGACAGGTTAACGAGAATGTCTGACTTAATAGAGAGACCCCATGTAGCAAAGAAACGGAGGATGATGATTGTAGAAGAATGCGAAAAGCAATTTGAAGAAAGCAGAATGGTTACAGAAAATTTACAATCTCTTGCAAATGCATCCAGTAGCTCag tTCAGCAGACTATTGAAGAAGCTACACAACCACCAACACCTAGAATGCTAGATAAATCAGTACAAGTGTATATCAGTAAAACTTTTAGAAGCAAAGCTATCCAAACAAAAGCCAGTTTGGTAAATCAGATGACATCACCATTGAAGCCATCTCAGCACTCCGTCTCTACAtcaccatttaaaataaaaaatattattaatagtaaccCATCAAAACCAAGTGTAACTGTgttgtcaaaaataataagaaaaatagaaCAATCAGATAGTGATACTTCCTATACTCCCTCTTTAGCTCAGCCAGACTCATCACCATCTACAAAATCTCTTCAAATAGAGTCTATATCAGATTGTAGCGAAATGATAGATGATGACAAAAAGAgagaagatttaaataatttaaattgtactttgagaagaattaataataatccccGTGCTTATATTGGCATTcctttaaactgtttttatttagtgaATGTGATTTAA